TATAATGCGGATATGTATTTTCAGTGATTGCAAgagaatattttaaatgtaagtGCTGcccctttcagaataaaagctatATTGTTGTATGTAATGTTCTGCTCTCTTTATTATTTCGGAGTCCACGAGTGAAAAGCCAAACTGAGCGAGACACCGAGTGTCCTTCAGTCTGCTCACTGAAGctgtttaatatttaaaataaataagaaaatatgAAGTTTAGACGGGAAAAGACTGCTGCAACTTCTGTGTGAGTACAGCAGTggtgaaaagaaacaaaaaaagtatacatttaatTAATACTGTACTGTTCAGTAGAAGTTTGAGGTACTACTTGAGTATTTTATACTTACTTTATACTAGTACGCCACTACAATTCaagtaaaatatgttttttttacacctaATTCAAAAACTTTAGTTCCTTTGCAGATTCAGGTTAACAATACACAATATAATGAACGAATTACGATGTATTATTAAACTGCCCAGCGGTATATAAAGGGGGGTGGAGGGCTTGTATCATGTAGACGccccgacagttttgttgtcactacttagaattcctcatgggggagacagaatcTACACAATATACCTCTCACAGAGTATTTCTACGCTGTggtattgctatttttactaAGTAAATGATCTTAGTACTTCCTCTGCCTCTGCAGTACAGAGCTGTGTTTTGGTTGCgtgcaaatgttttaaatttccATAGTTATGTAAATGTTTAATGCAGGTGAACTTCTGTGTTGAGCTCCAAGATTAAAACCTGTTGAGGCAGAGAGGGGATTTTGGATATCTATTTTTATCACTCCATTGATTAGAAAATACTGTCATGTTCTACACGTTTTAGGTGTACATTGTTACATAAATCCTGAAATGAATGAGATCTGAGAACAAAACCTGTAAGAAATGTAAAATTTTTGCAGAAACTACAGGTgaatatgattaaaaaaaaaatttaactaacagatatcagcatgaaacttccccagttgattactcccattaagacaattattctttgtattacaagtttcctgaaatgttttttaaatatgaaaattaaacattttataacactcacttttgttgaatttaagtgAAATCTACagatgcaaatagacaaagtgtagtaaaataaacatctaaatgtgtattcgtatgtgtttttttcccactaGTCTGAAAGAATACATGTTATAGAAGCGAAATagcccaaaaaaatcaaaattgaaaacaatgttttggCCTGTATAGTGTCTACATTTAGCTGGTGGTATTTTGTGTTGAAGTTATGAAAGACATGCAAATCAGTCCTGTAATCTCCTTCCTACGTGTGAGTTAGTGCTCCAGTCTGAAGGACAGCAGGGGGTGCAGGTTGGAGGAAAAAGAAGAGGTGGTGGAGGAACAAGAACAAGCGCCTGTTGGTGACTTCTCAATGTCTCCATTGTTTGTGGTTTGAGAGGAAGCAATCGTGCCAGCAacagtgttttttaaaagaagttcTGCAGAGACAGGAAGAGGCTCTTCCAAACCAAACTCCATCTGTCTCTCCAAACTCCGACAGCAGGTGTCAGCGTGAGCACAGTTTGTTGGTGTGGTTTCAAACGCATCAGTGGACAAACTGTGCACACAAACTCATACATATTCAGTTTGAGCAtttgagctgcaaagattaatcgataagttgttaactattaaattaatcgcaaACTAATTTGATGATCGAGTAATcgttttgagtcatttttttctgcaataaaaaagaaaagtgctgTTTGTGTCTATCCTACTGTCTACTTTATTCCATTTtaatgcccatatttaatgctgtcttttttttttttactttatccttgcactgctatatagtttttatattactatgtctTGCACTatcaccatgacacacactcttATAGAGCACCttactttttatttagtatgttttcttttattgtccatattattctgGTGGATGTATTATTTATCATGCTGTTtatgatgtacagtacaggccaaaagtttggtgagaaggtgtgtccaaacttttggcctgtactgtaggtgtgtgtgtgtgtgtgtgtgtgtgtgtgtgtgtgtgtgtgtgtgtgtgtgtgtaatgtctttaagctactgggacttTGAATTTCCgtttggggatcaataaagtttctatctatgtatctatccatctatctatctatctatctatctatctatctatctatctatctatctatctatctatctatctatctgtctgactatctatctatctatctatctatctatctgtctatgtatctatgtatctatctgtctatgtatctatgtatctatatatctatgtatctatctatctatgtatctatatatctgtctgactatctatctatctatctatctatctatctatctatctatctatctatctatctatgtatctatctatctatctatctatctatctatctatctatctatctatctatgtatctatctatctatatatctgtctgactatctatctatctatgtatctatctatctatctatctaaaagtTGTCTGATgtcagctttttaaatgtgaatatgttctagtttcttctatatatatatgtatatatatatatatatatatatatatatatatatatatatatatataatataatataattactaATTAGtaattagcttcggagcgagtaccaaCTCTAGAGTGTgtcctctgttctttctgaccacggtgggaaatctgtagcaggaaaagttaaccctctccttgatctcatgttgtttacggagaaggagaaccgggaaatgagtcgggggaaatgcaacgctatcCAGCCACGTTCAGGAGGTGCATGTCTCCGGCTACGACGTAGGGTCCGACATAAGTCAGTGTCTCCACGTACGTgtacgtagccacggcgtagattttacacagaagcataaatcaagctttagcTTCCatgtcggtactcctgcctgcgTCTGCAAACTGTTGTCGGGCCGACCGCCATAtactgtagctaacacactgactatggagaagtagctcatacTGTACACCACACTGAACAAAcatctgaactatccctttaaagtgcccatattatgctcattttcaggttcataactgtattttaaggttgtaccagaataggtttacatggtttaattttcaaaaaacaccatatttttgttgtactgcacagctctctctcactgctgcagatcctcttttcacctggtttctgttttagctacagagtgagacctcttttcttctttttcttctgaactatctttgattgcactcgcacatgtgcagtagctcagatgtagattatgtcagctagctccatagacagtaaaagacaggctgtttctccgacttcagtcagttacaaggcaggattagctgggagacttcttctaaacaagggagcacatggaagtagttcttttgtagattatggtgaacttgtgtgtgttgtagcagtgctttgctattgagaacgaggtagcatgctagcgttaatggttgtggttagccagcttgTTTCGGcaagtgacgtagaaagccgtgcagattttgacacattcagaaactgtatctcactcagaacaccatggatggattttttttcaaagtttgtatgtgtgtggaagcacgagagacacaaaataacaccccaaatcccagaaaaagtgttttttttttcataatatgggcactttaaatagTTAAACTGATGCTATATGGGAGCTGCAGTATGAGGTTCCTTTGGCTCTTTTATAATTTCATGCAGAGTGAACAAACCATTCATCCTCTAAGGCAGGTAAAAATCAAAGCAAAAagagtttattgtcattttaaaagTGCCTGCAAGTTCGACAAACAGCGAGACAAGAGGAGCTACAAGATGTTTTACATTAAAGGACCATTAAATACACGTCTTATACACTGCTGCCCAACATTATCCacagcatactgtacatttttaagatacttttcttttttcttttagttgatTTCCACTAAGAAATCCACTCATGACATTTGACACTTTTGTCATCTGTCCAAGTGAAGGTTTTGTCACTGACTATTGTGCTGAATTCTCCCTCCAAGTGTTCATAACAGGcctatgtttttatttgattttagtTAGTgacttttagatttttttgtcattttagtttTCTCAGAGTCTGTTTGCTAATTTTTGTTTAGTTTCGGTTGGTCAGAAAGGTAATGCTGTGCAATTAATACAATTTTGATCGCAATTTCGATTTTTGCTCCTAACGATCCCTACTTTTTAATAAAATTGTTTATTACTTTACTTACAACAGCCTAAATGTTCGGTCCAAAGTTGTTACCTGTTACTTGTTACCATCTGTGATTTGAGCACTCGTTACTACGTCACTTTGAGATTTGAATCGTGGAGTAAATGAAGTGCCGAGGTTACAGGAGTTCTTGTTCTTGTGCTGTGAGTTTTAACAGTCTGGTTATTTTGCCGTCTCCACAACTGGACCCGTGAAAGAGAGCCGGCTAAAACTATAGGacctctccctctttttccctttaaaataacataaacaaAAACTAACGTCTAGTGGGAatctgtgctaacgttagcaagctGGGCTAACAAGCTTGCTTTTTCGGactgaaatacaaacaaaagaGCACGAAACTCCAAATGTCTACTGACAGGGAAACGACTAGTGATAGACCGATTTTATCggccggccgatatatcggtccGATATTTGCTGCGTTCGCCGCTAGTTTTTTCCcagcattatttacagacaggcgtccacaggcagctctgtgttgctggagatGCTGCACCcgtccatatgatgcacactgcacacataatttggTTGATAagaatgtaagatgattgcagaagtgactctgatctgtgtttttgtttattatttttaaagaaatggcagagcaaattccgaaaacaaatccagtgtggcagggtttacattttaatgatgtaaattgagggagcaaaagtAGTATCGGCTCCAAATATCGGCTCAAGAAAATTGGCAGCCGTATTGGTCATCGGCTaaggctgatgaaaaaaaatcaatattggcATCAGCACTAAAAAATccatatcggtcgatccctagaAACGACCATATGTTACATTGGCTCtataaataatttaatatatatatcatcttttttaaattaaaaaaatgtgcacAGTAGCTGCAGTGAGATCATAGTTTCTATTTTCTTACACAAAACTGTGGAGAATTCAGATGTCGGTTTGATTTAAATGTTacctattatgctcattttcagggttgtattttgtgtctctactggaacatgtttacatgctttaatgttaaaaacactCATATTgcctgaatatacctgtattcaccctttgtctgaaacgctctgttGTAGCACCTGTCTCCCAAATCAGCTCAGTCTTCCCTGATTGGTCAGAGTCATTGTTGCCAACTTGGCGACTTTCTCGCTAGATTTAGCAACTTCTCAGACCCTCTTAGTGACTTTATTTCTAAAAGTGACTAGCGACAAACTTAGCGACTTCAGAGCATCAGGGAAAAAGCGAGATATAATATATTGTAATTAATTCCCATGCATGCTGCTCACACAGCCACTAAGACTTATGCAAATGCTGTGTAATTTGATGTCACcaaaatgcaaaagaaaacgtGTGGCGTCATCTGGCGACTTTTAGCGACTTTTGTAGCTATTGCTAGCTTCGTTTCTGGGGAAAACGTTGGCAACACTGGTCCGTGTTCCATAGTCTTCTGTGCTCTTGTCGTCTTTGTACCGTATCCGTCGTTGTGTTAGTGGATTGACGGAGTATAGGAGCACATACCGCTCAAATCACCACTATAGGATCGGACAtgttccagcaggaatgtgatccgaaattggggagaaattaaaTTAACATCAGCAGCTAAAATTACACCTTTCCATATTGttaacgttagcatttagctgcaTGTAACGTGTCTGCCGCAGATGACAATAAAAAGAAATCCGGCAGGAAATTATGTTAATTTCGagcggagagaaaaaaagaaatcggaAATCTAAATGTTTTCGCTCACAggaatttcttttaaatatgtttacctcattatttgaagctttGGCTAATCAATTTGATTCCAAAGGTCCcaattcgattacatttttgatttaataataattctgaacatttcagttacaataccaattttgcttggataCAAAAGAAACGGCAAGTTCATTGGGTACACAGCAATACTCCCACCAAGTGTAAAGTAGATTGGATGAACTGTTCTCGAgatatttgaaagacaacagaaacacacacacacacacacacacagagggtccTCCATTTAAAGTTAGATATTGTTTTAACTGATTGTATTAATTTGGATAATCGTTAACATCCCTACTAAGTTTAATATGAACATCCGACATTGTAAAATtatatatgacagaaaataatgGGCATTAATAGGTACCCTTTAAGTGCTGCAATGTATTTGCTGATATGAAAGCAAGCTTTACATAACCTGATAAGTAATAGATAGTTTGTTGGAAGCATAATATATTTAAAGCATGAATCCAGAACATGAACAGACAAgaactttcaaaataacagTCCTTTAGAGTCTAAATGTGCTTAAAAAGGATAGCGCATGTTGTCAAGTATCACCATTTTAAACACATAATTACTGACAGAAAGTGTCTGACTGCTCTCTTCCTGGTGCATTAGAAAGCTGTCGATGGAAGTGTGGATTTATGACTCTTGGTTAACATAGTCCCGTCATTATCTTCCTTGCACACAGACGTGAAATCATCTGGTGCCAAATCGGCTTTGGCCCAACTCTCCTCTGACTCAGCGGCTATTTCCtcgcctctctcctccttccacAGCCGCTCGTACTCCTGCTTCAGCTCCTGATACGAGCGGGAGAAGGTGTGGAAGATGGACGTGGCGGGGAACGCCATGATGAGGATGCCACTCAGGATGCTGGTGAGCGCGACTATCTGTCCGGGGATGCTGCGAGGCACCATGTCGCCGTATCCCACCGTGGTCATGGAGATGATGGCCCACCAGTAGGAGGCCGGGATGCTGCTGAAGCTGTGTTGCGGGTGCGTGGCGGCAAACGGCGCCAGCTCGCTCTCTGCTAGATGGACCAGAGGTGAGAAGAGGGTCACGGCAACGCAGAcgaacagcagcagcaggccgAACTCCCTGATGCTGCGCTGCATGGTCAGTCCTAACGTCTGCAGGCCCAGAGAGTGGCGAGCCAGCCGCATCACGTACAGGATCCGCAACGCCCGCAGCAGGCGCAGGATCAGACTGAGTTTGTCCAGATAGCCTCTGCCGGCACCCACGATGACATCCTCTTGCGACTCATCCCTGATATCGAAGACCAGAGACACGTAGTACGGCAGGATGGCGATGGCGTCGATGATGTTGAGGGGGCCGCGGGCGAAGGCCATCTTGCTCTGAGCGTTGACGAATCGCAGCATGAACTCCAAAGTGAACCACGCCACACAGATGGACTCCACCACGAACATGCTCTGACACTTCTGGGAGCACTCGCCCTGCAGACACAGAGACGGACTGTGACGAGAACACACTGGGCAACTTTAAAACCAATTTCACAAATACAGATCAGGTTAGTCGTCATGGTTAGCACTAATCAGCCTGGACTTGAGGCctcagtattattttttttaaagcattacGTCTATAGGCATGgcacattttttttgcaaatacagtatgtcagtTGCAAATTAGTCTGTATCTACGACAATTCATTTTGGGGATTGCTCCAGTACCACCGGGAGAtccgctggatgtccgttaccttctgccatctttgtgttggcattttaaactacagtggatttgtgaggactatggttaactgctcctcagatctctgcagggtaaatcaagacagctagctagactatctgtccaatctgagttttctgttgcacgattaaaactacttttgaacgtacacacgttccaccaaaacaagttcctttccgaggctattttgcagcggcaccgcggcTCCGTCAggggcttagcaccgcccaagacgattgtgataggtttaaagaaatacaaataaactggagcacatttttctcccatcccagaatgctgtgtggactcgccagaccctcctctgcagcgctttggaggaaggtctggcaatgtgagactagttgCAAAATAGTGTTACAAAAatactaatttaaaaaaacttttatatATTTCTGCACTGATTTTAACCATtcttcttaaaggtcccatggcatgaaaatttcactttatgaggttttttaacattaatatgcgttaccccagcctgcctatggccccccagtggctagaaatggtgataggtgtaaaccgagccctgggtatcctgctctgcctttgagaaaatgaaagctcagatggaccaatcaggaatcttctcctaatgaggtcataaggagcaaggttacctcccctttctctgctttgcccccccagagaatttggcccacccatgagagagagagagagacatcatggctttcaaatgagcaaagtggctgTTGGTCAAggccccacccccaccctccaccttgcccccctctctcctcctcaatagctacagacacagaaatggcacatcctaaggaaagctcattgtgggactggctctagtggctgtaattctgcaccaaagctgaatttcgggaaagagacttcagatacagtattaggggaccactaaggtctatataaaagagacttcagatacagtattaggggaccactgaggtctatataaaagagacttcagatacagtattaggggaccactaaggtctaaatttaatgagacttcagatacagtattaggggacaactaaggtctatataaaagagacttcagatacagtattaggggaccactaaggtctatataaaagagacttcagatacagtattaggggacaactaaggtctatataaaagagacttcagatacagtattaggggaccactaaggtctatataaaagagacttcagatacagtattaggggaccactaaggtctatataaaagagacttcagatacagtattaggggaccactaaggtctatataaaagagacttcagatacagtattaggggaccactaaggtctatataaaagagacttcagatacagtattaggggaccactaaggcctatataaaagagacttcagatacagtattaggggaccactaaggtctatataaaagagacttcagatacagtattaggggaccactaaggtctatataaaagagacttcagatacagtattaggggaccactaaggtctatataaaagagacttcagatacagtattaggggaccactaaggtctatataaaagcatccaaagagcaccatgtcatgggacctttaaatctgTTTCTTGCAATAGTTCACTGGAGTaccctttaaataaaaatatcactATTGTTTTGCATTCAAATGCATTAGGCTGTATAGTTGATGTGCTTTtgagaaaaacatattttggttGAAGCACAAAGTAAGCCACTAAAAGAAACGTTTTGAAACAACTACACAGCACTTAAATTGATTTGAGTTTATATACAAGCTAATGCAACATTTCTTTGgcagtgaatgttaaaaatgtagtTGCAATGTGGATGATCAGTCATTAAAGTGGAGGAGGGAAATCAATTTCGATTTGAGTGTGGCTTTGAAAGCCGACTGAATGATGGCAGCGAACAAGGAAACAAGACCTTCTAATGAGGAACAATCATCACAAATACTATAGAGACacatttaaaattgtaattgcTTTTCTAACTGCACATAATGAGCCTCTTCATGCTTACAGACAAGAAAAGGCTGAAGAGCAGTTTTCATTTAGTGCTCAAATCAATGCTTTTAATCTAGAGTTCTGCTACCAGAAGAAATACAACTCCAAGAAGTAAGTTGATTATTTGTGGAAGAAGTAATATTCAGGAAATGGGGGTGAACTTGATCTGAACTTTCTGCCTTCCAACATGATAGCTTACTACATTAGCTTGAAAGGTGAACACATTACGTCTGTAGTAGCATCGCTTACGAGATTTTGGTGTTCTTCTGTCTTTAATGCCATGCATGTTCTTGCCCCGAGCTATATTAGAGAACATCTATCCACAGCCAAGGGTT
This sequence is a window from Perca flavescens isolate YP-PL-M2 chromosome 1, PFLA_1.0, whole genome shotgun sequence. Protein-coding genes within it:
- the LOC114555533 gene encoding potassium voltage-gated channel subfamily G member 4, with protein sequence MPIISNANHDFSTYSISSDDSSLDRFFTEIPETETIKGVYFQRAQLLRDPKASYVVDHTLQVLINVGGNRYTFPWSTLEQFPQSRLGRLRFCTTPEEIARLCDDYDETCQEYFFDRNPTAFRVILNFLAAGKLRLLRELCAVSLHDELDYWGVDPGHMERCCRRRMSTRVEEVAERERKEEEWRQKRVMLKKSNTEAEKGYHKLAWILREVVENPQSGLAGKMFACLSVVMVLVTVISLCISTMPDLRDEETRGECSQKCQSMFVVESICVAWFTLEFMLRFVNAQSKMAFARGPLNIIDAIAILPYYVSLVFDIRDESQEDVIVGAGRGYLDKLSLILRLLRALRILYVMRLARHSLGLQTLGLTMQRSIREFGLLLLFVCVAVTLFSPLVHLAESELAPFAATHPQHSFSSIPASYWWAIISMTTVGYGDMVPRSIPGQIVALTSILSGILIMAFPATSIFHTFSRSYQELKQEYERLWKEERGEEIAAESEESWAKADLAPDDFTSVCKEDNDGTMLTKSHKSTLPSTAF